The Rhinolophus ferrumequinum isolate MPI-CBG mRhiFer1 chromosome 6, mRhiFer1_v1.p, whole genome shotgun sequence genome has a window encoding:
- the PIGH gene encoding phosphatidylinositol N-acetylglucosaminyltransferase subunit H isoform X3 — protein sequence MENEQSFSDICGGRLALQRRYYSPSCREFCLSSPRLSLRSLTVVTSTVWLAAYGLFTVCENSVVLSAAIFITLLGLLGYLHFVKIDQETLLIIDSLGIQMTSSYASGKESTTFIEMDKVKDVIINEAIYMDPVEPHEISQVVPVFQSAKPRLDCLIEVYRSCQEILAHQKAPSTSPQAHQKAPSTSPSIQKASIVSRGK from the exons ATGGAGAACGAGCAGAGCTTCTCGGATATCTGCGGCGGCCGCCTGGCCCTGCAGCGTCGCTACTACTCCCCGTCCTGCCGGGAGTTCTGCCTCAGCTCCCCTCGGCTCTCGTTGCGCTCACTCACCGTGGTCACCAGCACCGTGTGGTTAGCGGCCTACGGACTCTTCACTGTCTGCGAG AACAGCGTGGTCCTCTCTGCTGCCATCTTCATCACCCTCTTAGGCCTGCTTGGATACCTCCATTTTGTGAAGATTGATCAGGAGACTCTGTTAATCATTGATTCCCTTGGCATCCAGATGACTTCATCCTATGCCTCTGGCAAAGAAAGTACCACCTTCATTGAGATGGACAAGGTGAAAGATGTTATTATTAATGAGGCTATTTACATG GATCCGGTGGAACCACATGAAATATCCCAAGTAGTACCTGTCTTCCAG AGTGCGAAGCCCCGGCTGGACTGCTTGATTGAAGTGTACAGAAGCTGCCAGGAGATCCTGGCACACCAGAAAGCCCCATCCACAAGCCCACAAGCACACCAGAAAGCCCCATCCACAAGTCCCAGCATTCAGAAGGCTAGTATTGTCTCCCGTGGGAAATGA
- the PIGH gene encoding phosphatidylinositol N-acetylglucosaminyltransferase subunit H isoform X1 translates to MENEQSFSDICGGRLALQRRYYSPSCREFCLSSPRLSLRSLTVVTSTVWLAAYGLFTVCENSVVLSAAIFITLLGLLGYLHFVKIDQETLLIIDSLGIQMTSSYASGKESTTFIEMDKVKDVIINEAIYMQKVIYYLCILLKDPVEPHEISQVVPVFQSAKPRLDCLIEVYRSCQEILAHQKAPSTSPQAHQKAPSTSPSIQKASIVSRGK, encoded by the exons ATGGAGAACGAGCAGAGCTTCTCGGATATCTGCGGCGGCCGCCTGGCCCTGCAGCGTCGCTACTACTCCCCGTCCTGCCGGGAGTTCTGCCTCAGCTCCCCTCGGCTCTCGTTGCGCTCACTCACCGTGGTCACCAGCACCGTGTGGTTAGCGGCCTACGGACTCTTCACTGTCTGCGAG AACAGCGTGGTCCTCTCTGCTGCCATCTTCATCACCCTCTTAGGCCTGCTTGGATACCTCCATTTTGTGAAGATTGATCAGGAGACTCTGTTAATCATTGATTCCCTTGGCATCCAGATGACTTCATCCTATGCCTCTGGCAAAGAAAGTACCACCTTCATTGAGATGGACAAGGTGAAAGATGTTATTATTAATGAGGCTATTTACATG cagaaGGTGATTTACTACCTCTGCATTTTATTGAAGGATCCGGTGGAACCACATGAAATATCCCAAGTAGTACCTGTCTTCCAG AGTGCGAAGCCCCGGCTGGACTGCTTGATTGAAGTGTACAGAAGCTGCCAGGAGATCCTGGCACACCAGAAAGCCCCATCCACAAGCCCACAAGCACACCAGAAAGCCCCATCCACAAGTCCCAGCATTCAGAAGGCTAGTATTGTCTCCCGTGGGAAATGA
- the PIGH gene encoding phosphatidylinositol N-acetylglucosaminyltransferase subunit H isoform X2 — MENEQSFSDICGGRLALQRRYYSPSCREFCLSSPRLSLRSLTVVTSTVWLAAYGLFTVCENSVVLSAAIFITLLGLLGYLHFVKIDQETLLIIDSLGIQMTSSYASGKESTTFIEMDKVKDVIINEAIYMKVIYYLCILLKDPVEPHEISQVVPVFQSAKPRLDCLIEVYRSCQEILAHQKAPSTSPQAHQKAPSTSPSIQKASIVSRGK; from the exons ATGGAGAACGAGCAGAGCTTCTCGGATATCTGCGGCGGCCGCCTGGCCCTGCAGCGTCGCTACTACTCCCCGTCCTGCCGGGAGTTCTGCCTCAGCTCCCCTCGGCTCTCGTTGCGCTCACTCACCGTGGTCACCAGCACCGTGTGGTTAGCGGCCTACGGACTCTTCACTGTCTGCGAG AACAGCGTGGTCCTCTCTGCTGCCATCTTCATCACCCTCTTAGGCCTGCTTGGATACCTCCATTTTGTGAAGATTGATCAGGAGACTCTGTTAATCATTGATTCCCTTGGCATCCAGATGACTTCATCCTATGCCTCTGGCAAAGAAAGTACCACCTTCATTGAGATGGACAAGGTGAAAGATGTTATTATTAATGAGGCTATTTACATG aaGGTGATTTACTACCTCTGCATTTTATTGAAGGATCCGGTGGAACCACATGAAATATCCCAAGTAGTACCTGTCTTCCAG AGTGCGAAGCCCCGGCTGGACTGCTTGATTGAAGTGTACAGAAGCTGCCAGGAGATCCTGGCACACCAGAAAGCCCCATCCACAAGCCCACAAGCACACCAGAAAGCCCCATCCACAAGTCCCAGCATTCAGAAGGCTAGTATTGTCTCCCGTGGGAAATGA
- the PIGH gene encoding phosphatidylinositol N-acetylglucosaminyltransferase subunit H isoform X4, whose translation MENEQSFSDICGGRLALQRRYYSPSCREFCLSSPRLSLRSLTVVTSTVWLAAYGLFTVCENSVVLSAAIFITLLGLLGYLHFVKIDQETLLIIDSLGIQMTSSYASGKESTTFIEMDKKVIYYLCILLKDPVEPHEISQVVPVFQSAKPRLDCLIEVYRSCQEILAHQKAPSTSPQAHQKAPSTSPSIQKASIVSRGK comes from the exons ATGGAGAACGAGCAGAGCTTCTCGGATATCTGCGGCGGCCGCCTGGCCCTGCAGCGTCGCTACTACTCCCCGTCCTGCCGGGAGTTCTGCCTCAGCTCCCCTCGGCTCTCGTTGCGCTCACTCACCGTGGTCACCAGCACCGTGTGGTTAGCGGCCTACGGACTCTTCACTGTCTGCGAG AACAGCGTGGTCCTCTCTGCTGCCATCTTCATCACCCTCTTAGGCCTGCTTGGATACCTCCATTTTGTGAAGATTGATCAGGAGACTCTGTTAATCATTGATTCCCTTGGCATCCAGATGACTTCATCCTATGCCTCTGGCAAAGAAAGTACCACCTTCATTGAGATGGACAAG aaGGTGATTTACTACCTCTGCATTTTATTGAAGGATCCGGTGGAACCACATGAAATATCCCAAGTAGTACCTGTCTTCCAG AGTGCGAAGCCCCGGCTGGACTGCTTGATTGAAGTGTACAGAAGCTGCCAGGAGATCCTGGCACACCAGAAAGCCCCATCCACAAGCCCACAAGCACACCAGAAAGCCCCATCCACAAGTCCCAGCATTCAGAAGGCTAGTATTGTCTCCCGTGGGAAATGA
- the PIGH gene encoding phosphatidylinositol N-acetylglucosaminyltransferase subunit H isoform X5, translated as MENEQSFSDICGGRLALQRRYYSPSCREFCLSSPRLSLRSLTVVTSTVWLAAYGLFTVCENSVVLSAAIFITLLGLLGYLHFVKIDQETLLIIDSLGIQMTSSYASGKESTTFIEMDKDPVEPHEISQVVPVFQSAKPRLDCLIEVYRSCQEILAHQKAPSTSPQAHQKAPSTSPSIQKASIVSRGK; from the exons ATGGAGAACGAGCAGAGCTTCTCGGATATCTGCGGCGGCCGCCTGGCCCTGCAGCGTCGCTACTACTCCCCGTCCTGCCGGGAGTTCTGCCTCAGCTCCCCTCGGCTCTCGTTGCGCTCACTCACCGTGGTCACCAGCACCGTGTGGTTAGCGGCCTACGGACTCTTCACTGTCTGCGAG AACAGCGTGGTCCTCTCTGCTGCCATCTTCATCACCCTCTTAGGCCTGCTTGGATACCTCCATTTTGTGAAGATTGATCAGGAGACTCTGTTAATCATTGATTCCCTTGGCATCCAGATGACTTCATCCTATGCCTCTGGCAAAGAAAGTACCACCTTCATTGAGATGGACAAG GATCCGGTGGAACCACATGAAATATCCCAAGTAGTACCTGTCTTCCAG AGTGCGAAGCCCCGGCTGGACTGCTTGATTGAAGTGTACAGAAGCTGCCAGGAGATCCTGGCACACCAGAAAGCCCCATCCACAAGCCCACAAGCACACCAGAAAGCCCCATCCACAAGTCCCAGCATTCAGAAGGCTAGTATTGTCTCCCGTGGGAAATGA